A portion of the Sulfuricurvum kujiense DSM 16994 genome contains these proteins:
- a CDS encoding substrate-binding domain-containing protein produces MLNITKKILESLFVVSLTSASLSADVKTIAFAQDTLGNDFRKAQVYEVRDETAKYPNIKFIYSDAKGQTSLLIRQIKGFIDSKADLIVVGTNDEKAVVPIISKAYKSGIPVIILDRGIQGNDYTTFINSDNIKIGSIGAQYIAKRLNGKGKVLLFEGIQTADVTKLRSKGFLDEIKKHKGISVIKRTGNYLRKDAIIEMEKLIASGEKIDAVFSESDSMISGARSAMEHHGLDPSKIVMVGCDYTSEARDAIRKGTQTGSVLFPLGGKKSVETAVKIFNGERVPKHIVIPVKLITKANVELEEPIF; encoded by the coding sequence ATGCTCAACATAACTAAAAAAATTTTAGAGTCGCTATTTGTCGTGTCACTGACCAGCGCATCCTTAAGCGCCGATGTCAAAACCATCGCATTTGCTCAAGATACTCTCGGCAACGATTTTCGCAAAGCGCAAGTCTATGAAGTTCGTGATGAAACCGCTAAATATCCGAATATAAAATTCATCTATTCGGATGCCAAAGGGCAGACATCGCTGCTGATACGTCAGATCAAAGGGTTCATAGACTCCAAAGCCGATTTGATTGTTGTCGGAACGAATGATGAAAAAGCGGTTGTACCGATCATTTCCAAAGCCTACAAAAGCGGAATTCCTGTCATTATTCTCGACCGTGGAATCCAAGGAAATGATTACACGACGTTCATCAACTCCGATAACATAAAAATCGGCTCAATCGGAGCACAATACATTGCCAAGCGGCTGAACGGCAAAGGGAAAGTTCTTCTGTTTGAGGGGATACAGACAGCGGACGTAACGAAGCTTCGAAGCAAAGGCTTCCTCGATGAGATTAAAAAACACAAAGGGATCAGCGTCATTAAACGGACCGGAAATTATCTGCGTAAAGATGCCATTATCGAAATGGAAAAACTGATCGCTTCAGGTGAAAAAATAGATGCTGTTTTTTCTGAAAGCGACAGTATGATAAGCGGTGCCCGTTCCGCAATGGAACACCACGGGTTGGATCCGTCTAAAATCGTTATGGTCGGATGCGACTATACTTCAGAAGCGCGCGATGCAATTCGTAAAGGAACGCAGACCGGTTCCGTTCTCTTTCCGCTTGGGGGTAAAAAAAGTGTAGAGACGGCCGTAAAAATCTTTAACGGCGAACGCGTCCCCAAACACATCGTCATTCCGGTCAAGCTGATCACTAAAGCAAACGTCGAGCTGGAAGAACCGATTTTCTAA
- a CDS encoding maltoporin: MMIRMGMITVFLILPLWGVENTLGTTGYARLQTSLQDDKADVCFKAPGAGSKYRLGNECDTWIELGLYDRIHFDNGITMHNQIRPIFSGANNRQIDYLRLDEIYSEISGIFDNNSVSFWAGRRFYERYDSHINDYFFFNMSGDGAGFRNLNINGYKLSYSYIFDRLNPSNISGDEKVRFDSHDLRLIKTVPRGEWTVFANRMEVHSKTFSDSQHISASPGYAAGFLYKDTQICKELFGMEGENISGIFYGKGVAKSAGSGSPYLQEGLIDNIISAPDTIEEARTWRFINYNAFENETWGLMSNFVYEKRKETAFSGTDQTWISAGVRPYWFFHKNGRLVLEEGIDRVEDGTSHNIYTLTKTTVALEAALDKGVWKRPVLRLYYTYANWSESALGLIGTDYYTKQTHGDNLGIQLEYWW; encoded by the coding sequence ATGATGATACGGATGGGCATGATCACAGTGTTTCTAATATTACCGCTATGGGGTGTCGAGAACACACTCGGAACGACGGGATATGCACGCTTGCAAACCTCTTTGCAAGACGACAAAGCCGATGTCTGTTTCAAAGCCCCCGGTGCCGGGAGCAAATACCGCCTCGGCAATGAATGCGATACATGGATAGAGCTAGGGCTGTATGATCGGATCCATTTTGATAACGGTATTACGATGCACAATCAGATTCGCCCTATCTTCTCGGGCGCGAACAATCGGCAGATCGACTATCTCCGTCTCGATGAGATATACAGTGAAATCAGCGGTATCTTCGATAATAACAGCGTCTCATTCTGGGCGGGGCGCCGCTTTTACGAACGATACGACAGCCACATTAATGATTATTTCTTTTTCAACATGAGCGGTGACGGAGCTGGATTCCGCAATCTTAATATTAACGGATATAAACTCTCCTACAGCTACATCTTCGACCGTCTCAATCCTTCAAATATCAGCGGAGATGAAAAAGTCCGTTTTGACAGCCATGATCTTCGGCTAATCAAAACCGTACCGCGGGGGGAATGGACTGTTTTCGCCAACCGGATGGAAGTCCATTCCAAAACTTTCAGCGACTCTCAGCACATCAGCGCATCCCCCGGCTATGCGGCGGGTTTTCTTTATAAAGATACGCAGATATGTAAAGAGCTTTTCGGGATGGAGGGAGAGAATATCAGCGGTATTTTTTACGGAAAAGGGGTGGCGAAAAGTGCCGGAAGCGGTTCTCCCTATTTACAGGAAGGCTTGATCGACAATATTATCTCAGCACCCGATACGATTGAAGAAGCACGGACATGGCGGTTTATCAACTACAATGCATTCGAAAATGAAACGTGGGGATTGATGAGTAATTTCGTCTATGAAAAACGCAAAGAGACCGCCTTTTCGGGAACCGATCAAACCTGGATTTCGGCGGGGGTACGCCCTTACTGGTTTTTTCATAAAAACGGCAGGCTGGTACTTGAAGAGGGTATTGATCGTGTAGAAGACGGCACTTCCCATAATATCTATACCCTTACCAAAACGACGGTCGCTCTTGAAGCGGCACTTGATAAAGGGGTATGGAAACGTCCGGTCCTCCGACTCTATTATACCTATGCTAATTGGTCTGAAAGCGCTTTGGGTTTAATAGGAACCGACTACTACACAAAGCAGACACACGGCGACAATCTCGGCATTCAGCTTGAGTATTGGTGGTAA
- a CDS encoding putative bifunctional diguanylate cyclase/phosphodiesterase has protein sequence MIGKLYRSLKLRGKLAFILIAAIIILSVILGLYFDYFLRDNFAKTTQERIDYAFHRFNIHLRETETELRDGIAFIKDDEALLASIELINAYQDKTDYNAVLLDEEKKRLVEELLNRVKLSMNNDIALYDSHDELVAFVTKTSQGYYLAYVSFEKGIPIFFSRYENDSEYTRHPFKPHWLLPYKHVSYYSQKELLQNNGAITYHRFRNDLVIKSHQSLFDGEGKECIAHIEMSHYVSKPYFLSLSKDLGIDVSSQAAIPEGINPSSSDKNTILYDKEDHFNGITSIKTVDGKVYVIAALDKSTLQKLLNENRISFVILILAITFLTLWILKILFNRGVAQPLQALMNQIEKIERHDYSHSSIIHTGDELEAISRSVRRLASTVNEREGALIASQKQLKYLSDTDPLTDLPNRRLFYVLLENCIEKAKHLNRRFGVIFLDLDQFKQVNDTFGHEIGDILLQEVALRLRQTLRDSEILARIGGDEFNILIEGFDGYEEIESIVKGILNSFDLPFLCQDHEIRTTASIGIAIYPEDGQSIHNLIKNADMAMYRSKDKGRNGYSFFTNDLAVDIEEKTMMIHALKASIDKKDEFFLLYQPKTSTLTGKITAVEALLRWNSSEVGKITPDTFIPLAEETGMILTLGAWVLNQACSDFMLLRNEGYLLEHIGVNVSSLQLQRDDFIKTLNDVLDQTKIDPKWLEIELTESYLATDADHALSILRTLRDLNINIAIDDFGTGYSSMAYLQKLSVTRLKIDKSFIDDLPLSSESIAITRAIIALANTFGLSITAEGVENHDQLCFLQDEGCHEIQGYYYSKPLTLNELKDYITNQ, from the coding sequence ATGATAGGGAAACTGTACCGATCTCTCAAATTGAGAGGAAAACTCGCATTCATCCTGATAGCGGCAATAATCATACTATCCGTTATCCTCGGTCTGTATTTTGATTATTTTCTCCGAGACAATTTTGCCAAAACAACTCAAGAACGGATAGACTATGCCTTTCATAGGTTCAATATTCATCTGCGTGAAACCGAAACCGAATTAAGAGATGGGATTGCTTTTATCAAAGACGACGAAGCCCTCCTCGCCTCTATCGAACTGATTAACGCCTATCAGGACAAAACCGATTACAACGCTGTTTTGTTGGACGAGGAGAAAAAAAGGCTGGTTGAAGAGCTTTTAAACCGTGTCAAACTCTCTATGAACAACGACATTGCGCTGTACGATTCTCATGATGAACTGGTTGCCTTCGTTACCAAAACATCTCAGGGATATTATCTGGCTTATGTTTCGTTTGAAAAGGGGATACCGATCTTTTTCAGTCGCTATGAAAATGATTCTGAATATACCCGTCATCCATTTAAACCTCATTGGCTGCTACCCTACAAGCATGTTTCCTATTATTCGCAAAAAGAACTCTTGCAAAATAACGGTGCAATTACCTATCACCGTTTCAGAAACGATTTAGTCATAAAATCGCATCAAAGTCTCTTTGATGGAGAGGGGAAAGAGTGTATTGCCCATATCGAAATGTCCCATTACGTCTCCAAGCCCTATTTTCTTTCCCTCTCAAAGGACTTAGGGATAGACGTATCGTCTCAAGCGGCAATTCCTGAGGGGATCAATCCCTCTTCATCCGATAAAAATACTATACTCTATGATAAAGAAGATCATTTCAACGGTATAACTTCGATCAAAACGGTCGATGGAAAGGTCTATGTCATTGCGGCTCTTGATAAATCTACCCTTCAAAAATTGCTTAATGAAAACCGTATAAGCTTTGTTATTTTGATTTTGGCGATCACCTTTCTGACTCTATGGATCTTAAAAATATTGTTTAATCGGGGGGTCGCCCAACCGCTTCAAGCACTCATGAATCAGATCGAAAAAATCGAACGGCATGATTATTCTCATTCGTCTATCATACACACGGGAGATGAACTAGAGGCAATTTCGCGAAGTGTCCGTCGTCTCGCGTCAACGGTTAATGAACGTGAAGGGGCCTTGATCGCTTCGCAGAAACAACTCAAATACCTCTCCGATACCGATCCGCTAACCGATCTCCCTAATAGAAGGCTTTTTTATGTACTTCTTGAAAACTGTATCGAAAAAGCAAAACACTTAAACCGCCGTTTTGGTGTTATTTTTCTTGATTTGGATCAATTCAAACAAGTAAACGATACTTTTGGGCATGAAATAGGGGATATTCTCCTGCAGGAAGTTGCACTTCGACTACGACAAACCCTTCGGGATTCAGAGATTCTCGCACGGATCGGCGGAGACGAATTTAATATTTTGATCGAAGGATTTGATGGCTATGAGGAGATTGAATCAATCGTAAAAGGGATTTTAAATAGTTTTGATCTGCCGTTTCTATGTCAAGATCATGAAATCCGTACAACTGCGAGTATCGGAATAGCCATTTATCCTGAAGATGGACAAAGCATTCATAACCTGATCAAAAATGCCGACATGGCAATGTATCGATCAAAAGACAAAGGAAGAAACGGCTACAGCTTTTTCACAAATGACCTTGCCGTTGATATCGAAGAAAAAACGATGATGATTCATGCTCTTAAGGCGTCAATAGATAAAAAGGATGAGTTTTTTCTTCTCTATCAGCCAAAAACTTCAACCTTGACCGGGAAAATAACAGCTGTTGAAGCATTGCTTCGATGGAATAGCAGCGAAGTGGGGAAAATCACTCCCGATACATTTATCCCTCTTGCTGAAGAGACCGGAATGATCCTCACACTCGGTGCATGGGTTCTTAATCAGGCGTGCAGTGATTTTATGCTCCTACGTAACGAAGGATACCTGTTGGAACACATAGGGGTCAATGTCTCTTCTTTGCAGTTGCAGCGTGATGATTTTATTAAAACCCTCAATGATGTTCTCGATCAAACCAAAATTGATCCGAAATGGCTTGAGATTGAATTGACGGAGAGCTATCTAGCTACCGATGCCGATCATGCGCTATCAATTTTACGTACCCTTCGTGATCTTAATATCAATATCGCCATCGATGATTTTGGAACCGGCTATTCATCGATGGCGTATTTGCAAAAACTCTCTGTTACCCGACTGAAAATCGATAAGTCGTTTATCGATGATCTTCCTCTCTCCTCCGAAAGCATTGCTATTACCCGTGCGATCATCGCACTGGCGAATACGTTCGGTCTCTCCATTACCGCCGAGGGGGTAGAGAATCATGATCAGCTCTGTTTCTTACAGGATGAAGGGTGTCATGAAATTCAAGGGTATTACTATTCAAAACCGCTCACCCTTAATGAATTAAAAGATTATATTACCAATCAGTAA